The sequence CGCCATTCATAGCCTAACATTGAATCTATATCCACTTATCTGATCTTTTGACTGGCAGCATGTGCACTTACTGGTGCATGCATCTTTCAGAACGTCTAACAGCGTCTTCAGAACTTGCTGAGGACTTCGACAGATCCATTGCTTGGGCTGGGCTCCAGCTCTGGCTTGGACCACATGCTGGcccagccaaaacacacacaacaaaacccCAGAAAGGTTTACATTTTTCCCTGTGTCGACAGCAATGAAAAGTTCACATCAGTTCCACAAGCACAACCTCTCAACTGAACGAGGAAGATCTCAtagtcagtgtgttttttattttttttatttatttgttttttttaattttatgttttttggaaAAGCCCTGAACTTTGATTTTTGAAATCTGATGGGAGGAGGCGGTGTGAAGGAAGCCGTGAGGTTGAGGTCCGGAGTAAAGGGACAGGATATAAAAGAGTATTGCGAAGGAAGTTGACCTTTTTACTTCTTGATGACTTCCTCTTTCAGCTTCTCAGCCAGGTGTTTTCTCTtctgcagcttcttcttctcctcagcaGAGATCTCCTGTGGAGGCCAGGCACAGTGGTTACCAATCCAGATGAATAATGACCATGAGCCTACAGGTTGTGAGCACTTTGCCTTTACCACAAAAGGATTAAGACAAAGTGTTGATGACGAGAAAAAGCACGGAAGAGActagcagcacagagagagagagctacagGGACTGGCTGGAAAAACACGCTGGGCGGAACTGGAAACTATGACTACATCACACCTGCTACACAATTCTCTACACCAGGCCTCATTTTCAGGATGCTACCTCAGTAGCTGGCACACATGAGTTTCATCACACTGATTTTCAAGATAGGGTAGAAAAATGCGTCATATACCGTAGGTGTCCAGAGTTGTGTCTAACACTTGAACACAATACCAATTAAAGTGATACTGCTCCATACAGTAACTTAAAATCCAACTTGTTTTGCAGTAATTACAATTTTAAAGtagcaataaaatgttaaagacTTTCTGAAATTTATAATCAAAATTCCATTACTTCTGCATAAACCTGCATCTTTCTTACTTCTCgttcccttcctcccttcctccctcactATCACTTCTCTCCTAGCAGAAAGTAAGtcaaaggaagagaggaaaggaaggaagggaggaaagaaagtgagagaaggaAGCATAAGAGAACAGAATTGGGACTGTTGTCTTCTAATATTATTACCCACAGCCAACTACAAAGATCTAAAATAGCTGGCATATTCAAAATGTAAGTTACAATAGTTACAACAGGAAGTACATCaaattatgaaaacaagtgTCACAAAATTCTGTTTCATTGTGATTTGAAGGTGCAGTGAAAATGAGGCCTCATTCTCTACAGCTGATGGCCTTGCAGAGCTATCAGTTGTAGTAATGAAGGAAAAAAGCTCAGACTACTGTAGTACATTCTTTTTATGCTTGAGGGATAGAGATAAAGATTCAAAAGTCACCACTTttatagtgtttgtgtgtgtgagagacagtgtgtgcatgagaaagaGAGCACTGGAGGGAAGATCACAGCAGCGCACTAAGTGTGTATACAGGCGTTCACATCGGGCAGAGCTGGGCAGCTGAGCGGTCACCTTCTGTTTGGAGGGGTTGGCAGAGTGTTGTGCtggtggaggggggaggcaGGCCCCGTTCGTCTGGGACTGGCCCACTGCCCCCTGACGGGCCGGACCAGGTCAGACAAGAGCATGAGCCCGATAAACAAAGTCAAGAGAAGGTGGTGAGGAGTTtgaaggagaggggaagaaacatgaagaggaggaggaggagcaggaggaaaagTGAGTTAAATGATTCAGGTGAAATCAAGAATGACGATttagaatgaaagaaaagataaaTATGCAACTAAAATGAAACTTAGGCATGAGCTGCTGGTGTCATTTATTACTGTGACTCAACTCCAAAGCTCTGAAATTCACTGTATATCAATATTTACTAACTATAACTTAAACCAAGTGTTTTGTGGGCTGCAGTTTCAGCTGAGGAGTACAGGGGATCCAGCTGGGAAATTTATGAGTGGAGGGCAGGAAAATGCTGTATTTACcggggtggggggtgctggCGTCGGGATGGTGGGCGTCTCCTCTGGCGTGGCTGGCAGCTTGGGCTTCTGCTGCTCCTTCTTCAGGGCCTGCAGCTTGTCCCGCTGCTGGCGTAGAtacagcgccctctgctggagctgctcctTCTGGGACGCTGTCAACTCCTGAAGGCAAGAGGAGGACGAGATCCAGTGAGGGCACGGTACACACAAGCACCCATGCACAAGAACGACATGAATTTTGCTAAATGATTCCTCTGCAAACCATactgaaataatttaaaaaaaaaaaattctaagtGTCAGCTGAACCTTTCCCATGCCATTTCTGGACTGTATTTGTTTTCatccacagacacaaaacattcACAAAATCTGTAACTTGAATTTGTTGTTGAGGGATCTCAAAGCCCCTCTGTGTCTCTACAACAAGCGGTACAACAATGTTTGTTGCCTGATCATGACCAGCTGTAATTAGTAATGAGTAATGAGTAATTATTAATTAGGAGCTGGCCGGTGCCTGTCTCTGccttgaatgaaatgctgtccAGTCTCCAAATTCTTTGTCTTTCCTTGTTGACCTGATTATACTGCAATGGAGGTTGAGAACCAACTGTATGATTTATTTTGCCTGCCCTCATTTGTGCCTTAAAAACAACTAGGTACACAATATGGTGTATGAAATGTTTGtggaaaatagaaaaacacaaagcccatgatgatattttgatgtgtttaaaaggaccataccagtcatTCTGTATGTTCAGCGTAACATCTACGAAATGTAGatactttgtgtttctgttaaaAAATTTTCCCcaaagcagttgtattttagaactccagtattattttttctccagccattggtttacattcattccactatgatatgataatgacctttcagagacttcaaactttcttcacaccagtgttcCATCACTGGAATAacgtcgtccacattagttttcctaacagcagcaacactgttgtgttttgatgacttgaagtGAAACGGCCCCTTCACCAGGGGAAAACAGTCCTCGGGGAAACGTTTACtctacacagccaattatcagttctatggtttatgaatggtgatgactttttatgttgcagaagcagaacattatcaggtgggtgtttcaaccacaaatttaaattaatacccccacatgatttgcaaaatggtttgttgcaatataaaatgtggttaaaGTGAATGTAGTGCATTTGAATGGGCCAAGAATTGCTGCTGTGGATTTTGTCTTTGATCTCAGTTGACCATGGCCACCTCACTGGCCACCCTAAGCACCACGTCACTGATTTTTTCCCTGTGTGGAACCATTCCTGACCTGCCAGATGCTTTAGCTGTGCACACATCCTGTGGTTATACCAATTTCTCACCCATTAAGCAACCTGAGAAAACACTACGTCATGAGGCAGACCATTTGCAACAGAGAATAAATAAGTTGAAAATCACAAAAGCCATTTGACCACACTGTGTATTTTACTGCACTCTTAAACTGGCTGACAATACAAGGGCTGTGGTGCAGCGTGAAGACAGCAGTGACATGTGACAGTAGAGACCTTGAAGAATCCATAGATATCTTTTGATCCAAATTAAGGACATTCAAACAGCCTATTTTCTTAACATCCTTCTACTGAGTAGAATCAAGGACTTAAGCTTGGTGTTTATTTAGTAGTCACTGTTGCCTAAGTGAGTGGATTAAAGGAAAAGGGACCTGAAATAGTGACTATCTGGCCTACATTGCCACATTTTgcggaaaaaaaacactggacaaGACACTGATTTCTGTGGCACCCCAAAGTCACCACTGGTCCCAGCCTGGCCACCCCAATGAAAACTGTCTGGTTCTACCACTGCTGACCTCAAGATCTTTTCCAGGAATGCTAAATTGTGGCTAAACTCATGATGCAGCGTGTACACcatgtgtgtatggtgtgtatAGTAGGCGAACAGACTCACAGTGTATGGCTTGGAGATGCCAGCTTCCTTGCGTGCCTCATCCAGCCACATCTCTGCTGCAGTCTGGCTGTTGCTGCTCTGCTCCTTGCTGCTGGGGCCGGAGCTGGCCGAGGGCTCACTGCCCTTCACTGGAACCCTCACTGCTGGAAGGGCTTTGGGCTCCGCACAGTTACTACCACgctctggacacacacattcagttcaattcaataaCTCCCATCTTTCATAGATGAGttgtgtgaaaaatgtaattCCACAGAACAGAGCACTTTAAGATAATTCATATGAAAGACTGCCAAATTGATAGAAAGACAATGTAATCATATTTATGCAATGGACCTTTTACACAGCCGCTATTCTGagatgaaatagcaggtaaacacaggtcttaccaatgacattaattaaggtcccattccatttaagtgtagcagagtcttgccagcatgaacaacaccaggacCGTAATATTGAAACGGAATGGAACCATTATCCTGAGTAGTAATGCCTGCTTTTACTCTGcaattcatgtcaaaatagctaCTATGAAAAGGGTCTATTCATGTTCAGAACTGACAACTGTCAGAGTTCATTTCTGAACACTAAATCAGCCAGATATAAGTTAAAGTAGAGTTCTAGTGGATCCCAAGAGACAAGCAGAGTTTTTGAAGATTTGGAACTGGGGACAGAGGTTGGATAATGATGTTATTGTGGTCTACCTGAAGGGAGTTTAGTAGAAGCAGAGGAGCTGCTCTTGGCTGGACCTTTCTtatctccccctcctccttggGCAGccatcttcttctcctctttcctggTGGGTTTGCCATTGACCTGGAGGAAGGTCCAACAGGCTGTGAAACACgttacacaaacaacaaaagaaacaaatccAGTCCACTAATGCTCACATTACTGAGTACAAACCAGCAGCTACTACAGTTGTCACTTGTATACTCAGGTCTTGTCTACCCGACAGAAACAATCACATGATCCCTGTCACAGTTTCTGACAGAACAGCATACAAACCGTTCACTGAGCAACACatggctctcctctcctcttgctgCTGACATTTTACAGTCAACCTTGCCTCTGATGGGTCAAAAACTTACCACGGAGGCTCTTGATTGGTGAATAATTCAGTTGCTGCAGATGCTGACTGCTCTTCTCAGTACTTCACAAAAAGCCAGAAACACTGGCAAGTTCACCTTCAGTCCATACATTTACAGTGCAGATATTCACACAGTTATCAACAGGGTAGTCTACTAGGCTCTATCAGGCGTTAGACTGCTGCTGGATGGTTGTTAGCTGTTATGAAGGATCAACATTACAGGCTATAAAACTACAAAGCTACTACATGGCCTGCCTACTCAGACTGAACAATAATGGTAAGCTTGTCAAAAGATTATGATTATGCAGCCAAGTGCGATATTGAAGTCACataagctgcatttttttttataaagttaAAATGTATGACAAAATAGAGACATTGGCCTAcaaataacataatttttttcagtggaaatcaaAGTTATGATGCAAAGATTATCATTGACACTAAAATCCTGAATCAGACTGCAAAcgcaatatctgtcaaaacaactgcaatgtgaatttttttaccatattgttcagccctactaTCTACCACACAAGCTGTAACACTCTAAAAGATAACGTCTGCCCTCGGGATGCACTGATACTGAGGTTTTGAAAATCAGGTCGATGTTAGTCAAAGACAGAATAGTACAGTAAGTGGCTGTCCTCTGCACAGCCACTTACTTTCTTCAGGGGGCTGGTATTTCTGACTAATCAGAATAACTTATTGAACTCTTTAAAGATGagaaattatgtttgttttttttgtttttttttatgtgtatatattcAGTCAACAGCCACTTGACTAGCCTGTATATCACATCAGAGACCAGTCGGCTTATGATCAAGTCTGATGAAGCAATATGCAATATGTGTTGCTTTCAATGGCAAAATATGTTCATAGTTATATATGAGATATATAGGGTATAAATAGTTTAGAGTATTTATGAAGTGGGTCTAGAGCAGGGATACAAAAGTAGTTTAGGCCAGGGGCcaattttggaaaataaaaagggGCCAGGGTCCGTTGGAAAAAGTGAGTCATTACTGACCTCTTTCCTTTCAACATGTACATGTCCCAAACATTTGTCCTGCTGTACCCAACGTGCTAAACATACCATGGCTTAAGGTATTCGCCACAATagaagttaagaaaaaaaaaaagtataaatgagTAGCAAAAAAgtgcagcacaaaaactgtaaaattataaagaaaaaagtggaaaaatagaaaatagaaaaaatgaccagaaaaacatatttgtagTGATTATGacccacaaaaacaaaaaaataaaaaggactgAAGTGAACTTTGCTCTGATGGTGAAATAAAAGCTTTCAGAACAAAAGCTGCACTATCCATGGGCTCCTGGGGGAATCACAGGGTTAAAGGGAAACTCTGGGATTTCAGTTATCCTGCACATATCCTTTGGAATTTAATTGGCTTTAAGGGGGCACCATCAATGTCCTGGAGGGCTGCATGTGGCCCACAGGCTGGACTTGTGTCCAGTGTCTATGGTCTAGAGCTTTGTTggtgtgcagcaagatgtttGACTTGACTGTACTAGAAATGAAGAACTGGTAGTGGCAGCGAAGAAGCAGCAATGCATGCCTTAGTTTGGGCAGGAAGCTGTGGTGTGGTTTTATGAGGTCAGTGACTAAAATACTACTACATGGCTGATAAAGTTACCAGTTCAGATTGAGTGgcagtgtttccattcattaGCGGGGCCTGGTGACtactaatgctgctgctgctgctgctgctgctgctctcaccctTCCCTTCAGCTTTGGCCTTGACATGGAATAGATAACACATGGACAGGCGGACACGTCAACAAAAGAGAGATGGGGCTTTGAGAGTCAAAGGGAAACTGGACTCGTACACACACCTTAATCATTAAAAATCAGTAGCATATCTGTGGTATTCTAACACAAATTCAACACAATATTTAAACATTCACAAAGCAGAGATTACTCAATCCAATACAGGTAAGAGAATAAATTATAGAGAACAAAGAGAATAAATGATTACAATATGCACTGCAGTATTCCATAAAGATTTTATTCTTACTAATATCAGTGTATCTTTTGTACGGGTGGCTTACGTTTGGTGGGGCTTGAATAAAAGGCTTACAGGGGCCATCTGAGGTTCCAGAGGCTAGCTGGGTCACAGGTCTGATTCAGTGCCTAATGCTTATAATGGCTTACCTTGGCAGTGCTGCTTTGTTGGGTGGCGGCAGGCGCAGCTTTCTGGGCTTCAACGCTATCCCTCATTGGCCTATccgaggagctgctggaggtaGAGCCTACCTCTTCCTCCAATAGCAGCCTCCGGGACATTTCCTCGTCATATTCCTCTTTTGACTTCCTACAGATCAAGAaatgagacagagtgagaaaaacagagtgtTTGTTTAGTCTTAGTCTGGGTTTCATAGTGTGCATTCTTGGCCACAGGTTATCCTTGACCTTAATCTTAACCTTGGTCTACTTTTCCTCTAATCACAATTCACAATTGTGCCCAAGACATAGAACATTTTTGCTCGGCCTGTAAAGTCTGTAAGTATCTCTTCCCTGGGGTGAAAAAGACAACTAGAGATACAACAACTTTAGTTATTCCCACTCGGTAACCAAGATATGCCTCAGCTTGTTAACAGGCAACACCAAGGTGCCACTCACAGAGAAATcccttaatttaatttattagcAGCTTGGATTTCCTTCGAAAAGACTTCCCCAAAGGATTAACAATAATCATACAGCAAGAAAAGGGAGTGCATGTAAGAGAGCACAAAAGGGCACAGGACAAAGAGAGATGATGTAAGAGATGATGTAATATTTTACTATTCCCAGAGAAGATGTACAATATCTTCACATCTGACAGGGGATCAAGAAAACTGAACATAAGCAAAGACTATtgcaatgagaaaaaataagcaaaacacCAGCATAAAGGCTTCTCTGGTGGCCTGGCCATGTTGCTGCAACCATCCATAAGAGAAGttggtagatagatagatagatagataggtatactttattgatcccagatccagattgatcccaaatttgatatttatcaaatttagatttttatcCCTTTCACTCTTTGATCCTATTGGGTTTTAGAAATGGTACATTGCATCAAACTAGAAAAGCCCAGGCTTTTCTAGACCTGTTCAGGTAATGCACTGAAAAAGATTTACTTCCCGTTGTGATGAACCGAGATGAAATTCttgcaatcaaacaaacaataagaCAGTTACTGGATGCATCATACGACTCATTCCCACTTCACTTTCGGCTGCACAGAAGTCAGCGGTCAATATTTTTGCTCTAGTTGAACATGAACTACATCCCACTGAACACACTTCTAAGCTTGTGGCCTAGTTGGATCCATTCAGATCCTAGAGGTTAATGCAGTGCTGATGACTGGCCAAGGTACCCGGGTAACACAAAGGGGATAGAAATACTATTTTTCTCAGTTGCCTGTTTAGTGTCAATCCCTCCAACCTAAATTAGCTGAACCCTAAGGAGCTTAACTGCGGTCCCGCTGCACACAGTGTGTTCTCTACTTGGCCAGGCTGCCACTGGGGAAATCCCATTAGACAGAGAGCAGGGGCAAGAGCCGGTCAAGCTGCAAGAAACCTGCACACATACCACCACAGCACTATGGAGGGAGTATTCAGACTAAATGACATAATGTGATAAATGCAtatgcacataaataaatacatagatgcatcaaaaaataatgtatttgaTATAGCAAATCAAATACACTTATTATTCTATCTATTCTatatctattcattcattcattatgttTACATAATTCATTAAGTTTACATTAATGCCTCCACTTGCTGTGCACAAATCACCTTTTGTGCACCAAGCTGCTGTTAACAATGCATGGAGTGATTAAAGGGAGGGAACTTGCAGCTAATTGTAAGTTCACAGCTTCCAAAAGTTGCTCTGAGTTAGTTGAGGCAGCAGCTAGCTTGATGTGAAAGGCTATTGCATTGATTTTTAAGACACATAGCACATAACTGATTCAGCAGCAATGCCGACAGAAGTGTGTCCATGTCCAGGGCAGTCATTCCTGCTACCGCCTCTATTTTGCAGCCTAATTCCCTACAGAGGCTCCTGCAGGTTCTCAAGCACGGCCTCATCACTGTCATGCTCAGAAACTGCTGATATCAACACAATGTCTTCAGAGAAAGCTTCAATTGGCTCCAAGAAATCATGGGACTGACCAGTTGCTTCCAACACTATATTATGCAATATTTCTAGGTAAGACTGGGCAACATATCAATATTGTTTTGATATTGTGATTTGAGATTAGATATTGTCTGGGGTTTTAGATATCGTGATATTGTGATCTGGTGTAAGCGtcatcttttcctgtttttaaaggaaGCATGATAGTAAAAGCCGCAGGTGTGTGAACTTATCAAGCTGTTCTAGATGTTCTAATATTTGTTTCTAGCTGCTGGGCCATCATATCCaaattactaatgactgttcatAAAATTCCTATGTAAATAAGtggtcatccctacaatattgtcacaatattgatattgagatattcagtcaaagacattgtaatatttgattttgtccatatcgcccagtcCCATTTCTGGGCAAAACAGTTGCCCAGGACACCACTATTTTGTAAGAGGCATGAACAGTTCCATCACCAAATGTCAGCAGTGGTTACAGCCTGCCTATTGATTATGATATATGAAGCTGATACATTTCATCATACACACCACATCTTGCTACACTTAAATAAACTAatagatgaatggatgaataaatgaataaatgctaTATCATATAACTGTTTATACATTTTGACAGATGCATATGTGATGCATTTCTTATTTGATAACTGTCCTCTAAGATGACAATGCCCCTATCAATTATACAAGATTGGCCACCACAGtgtttaaaatacataaaaataacactAACCATGACCAAGCCCTTCTAAAAAACCAAATCTTGAATGATCTGATCTTGTATAAGCATACATTGTACTCACAGATCCAATAATCACCACAGATCAAAGTCATTATGATTAGGACTTATCTTGCCCTGAAAGAGATGAATGGACTGAAACCATGTCAGAGGAGTCAGTATGAGGATGCAAAACATCTAGCATGCCAGCAAATATCCAATATGATGTCTTTTGTCTCAACTGACTGGT is a genomic window of Myripristis murdjan chromosome 15, fMyrMur1.1, whole genome shotgun sequence containing:
- the cfap36 gene encoding cilia- and flagella-associated protein 36 isoform X3 — translated: MAEDDSEWVVESIAGYLGSPEWIIPVTDFMENKCTVFDEEDENKLTYTEIHQQYKQLVEKLLENYMQEVGINEQQFLDACTSPFARSKTLQTVFQPVLATDDFQMFRSLMVQKNMELQLQALRVIKERNGALPECLTDGVDVMTELQQQEMRILQEVLKKSKEEYDEEMSRRLLLEEEVGSTSSSSSDRPMRDSVEAQKAAPAATQQSSTAKVNGKPTRKEEKKMAAQGGGGDKKGPAKSSSSASTKLPSERGSNCAEPKALPAVRVPVKGSEPSASSGPSSKEQSSNSQTAAEMWLDEARKEAGISKPYTELTASQKEQLQQRALYLRQQRDKLQALKKEQQKPKLPATPEETPTIPTPAPPTPGAVGQSQTNGACLPPPPAQHSANPSKQKEISAEEKKKLQKRKHLAEKLKEEVIKK
- the cfap36 gene encoding cilia- and flagella-associated protein 36 isoform X2; protein product: MAEDDSEWVVESIAGYLGSPEWIIPVTDFMENKCTVFDEEDENKLTYTEIHQQYKQLVEKLLENYMQEVGINEQQFLDACTSPFARSKTLQTVFQPVLATDDFQMFRSLMVQKNMELQLQALRVIKERNGALPECLTDGVDVMTELQQQEMRILQEVLKKSKEEYDEEMSRRLLLEEEVGSTSSSSSDRPMRDSVEAQKAAPAATQQSSTAKAKAEGKGESSSSSSSSSISSHQAPLMNGNTATQSELVNGKPTRKEEKKMAAQGGGGDKKGPAKSSSSASTKLPSERGSNCAEPKALPAVRVPVKGSEPSASSGPSSKEQSSNSQTAAEMWLDEARKEAGISKPYTELTASQKEQLQQRALYLRQQRDKLQALKKEQQKPKLPATPEETPTIPTPAPPTPEISAEEKKKLQKRKHLAEKLKEEVIKK
- the cfap36 gene encoding cilia- and flagella-associated protein 36 isoform X1; translated protein: MAEDDSEWVVESIAGYLGSPEWIIPVTDFMENKCTVFDEEDENKLTYTEIHQQYKQLVEKLLENYMQEVGINEQQFLDACTSPFARSKTLQTVFQPVLATDDFQMFRSLMVQKNMELQLQALRVIKERNGALPECLTDGVDVMTELQQQEMRILQEVLKKSKEEYDEEMSRRLLLEEEVGSTSSSSSDRPMRDSVEAQKAAPAATQQSSTAKAKAEGKGESSSSSSSSSISSHQAPLMNGNTATQSELVNGKPTRKEEKKMAAQGGGGDKKGPAKSSSSASTKLPSERGSNCAEPKALPAVRVPVKGSEPSASSGPSSKEQSSNSQTAAEMWLDEARKEAGISKPYTELTASQKEQLQQRALYLRQQRDKLQALKKEQQKPKLPATPEETPTIPTPAPPTPGAVGQSQTNGACLPPPPAQHSANPSKQKEISAEEKKKLQKRKHLAEKLKEEVIKK